aatttgataCAAGGAACTGATCCATATACTATATGCTGAAGAAATAAATcatgctgtgtgtcactgtgtgggggcagaatatatacatataattgACTTAACACAGATTGAAAGGAAGATTCGCTTTTAAGAATTACCCGTTTCTATTGATTTATCGTGATTCTGGGGAAATAAAAGTAATCCACAGATAAAAAGTATTGTTCTCTAGTTATAAAACCCAATAACGATTATCAATCATCATATTTCTTGCACCAAAATAATATTACTAGAAAAACCCAAAATTCTCATATTTCCAGCcacataaaatcaaaataattttctgtacaggtgatGTTTTCTTTGAGTTCACAAATTTGGAAAACCTAAAGATACAATAAATTGAAtacataaatataataataaactgCTGAGAAAAAGATAATATTAAGTGGTATTATCAATTTCACGTACATCTTGATATGAGAAATCAACTTATGATAACAAACCAAGTATGTTTATGGTGTAAAAAATCAAGCACAGCTATCCACTGACATTAAGCCAAttgtaaaaaaatttctcatggtgtttTCAAATAGTATATAGCtgctttacaaaaataaaaataacatacatACTCTCTTCTGACCATGTAGTGAAATATATTATGAAAACTTGCAAAAAATATTTGAACTGTACATGTCTCACAATCTACATGACATTATGAAGGTCCACACATGCAACAATACTATAGAATATCACAATCTCTCACTGTTTTATGAAAACTTACAAACTATTATATTTTATTAGCTGTACATATTCTTAAAATATGGATTGTAAACCTAGAAACAAATACATGACTCCTGAAAGtatttaaaatacattttaatggccACTGAATAATGATGCTGAAAATTCAGCATTCTCCTTAAAAAATACGCACTGACTCCAATGCACACATGTACAAATCTAGACTCAAATACTGTAGATCCAAATGCGGTTCACTAAGCCTAAAACCTATGCAAGATAACTGCCTGAGTATTTTCCATGACAGGTACATTCACTGGTATTTCCGGAAAAGTTATCACATTATTATCAGCTGTTGTTATTACAACTGTTTGTGTAGGGGTCTCTTCCTCCTCAACAACTTCTTGCTTATGAGCGTGAAGGCTCAAGTGTTTTGTCAGGTCCCGTTTTTGCATAAAAAGCTGACCGCACTGATCACAACGGAAAGGCTTTTCCTGCGTATGAATACGTCTATGTTTAAGCATGTCATTTTTCTGTGTAAAGCCTCTACCACATATATCACACGTAAAAGGTCGTTCACCTGTGTGTGTTCTCATATGCACATCTAGTGCGCCTTTCCTCTGAAATGCTTTTCCACAATGCTGACAGGGGTGTGGCCGTTCCTCTGAATGGACTTTTATATGCTGTGACAGGTTGCTGGAGCAGCGGAATGCCATACCACaaactgaacatttataaggtttttCTCCCGTATGTATTCGTTCATGGACAAGGCGAGCCTCCTTTGAAAGGAACCCTTCGCCACAGAACTGGCACGTGTGAGGACGCTCACCAGTGTGGAAAGACCGCATGTGGTATGTTAAAGAACCTTTATTAGACAATTTTTTCCCACACACTGTACACTCAAAAAGTTTTTCTCCTGTATGTGATCTCATGTGCGTTGCGAGTGATTCCTTCTTGACAAGAAGTTTACCACAGATAACACATTTGAAGGCAGCCTGCTCTGGATCatcaccggcctgcatctgtaTACTTTTCTCCACTTCTAGATCAGTATGCAATTTTCGATGAGTAAGAACAGCACCCAATGTGGGAAACGACTCATTGCATACCCTGCAAGTATATTTCCTTTCATGTTCATGTCTTTTAATGTGTTGGGTCATATTACCTCGGCGATTGAACTTCACTCCACAAATATGACACGAGAACGGTTGTTCACCTAAGTGAGCCGAGCCATGCTGCCGAAGCTGTATCTTCTTATGAAAACGTTTACCACATTTCTCACAACTGTACGGACGGACTCCGTTGTGCACATTCATATGTTCATTGAGATGAAACTTTGATCTAAACcctttcccacactttgtacacAGTTGCCTATTTTTATACGAATCATCCATATGACAACGTTTATGGCTTCTTAAGTTATTTATGTGCTTGAAACTCTTGCCACACAAATCACAAAGATAAGGAGTCTCTGTAGAGTGTGTCGCTTTATGGATGTCTAAGCTAGCTAATGAACCGTAGTTTTTATCGCACTGATCACATTTAAAGGGTTTCACTTCACTATGATTAGCTAAATGATGTTCTTTTAATGACTTTCGTCCACGGAATGACTTCCCACAGAATTCACACATGTACATAGGTGGCTCCGACTCATCCTCCTTTGACTTTAAGTGAGTCCTTTCATGAAGTTTAGCTGACTcttcgtcaaaaaaatatttttcacagtaATTACATGCTACAGCACCAGCAGCATGTCTTTTTCTGATGTGATTAATTAAAACTGATTTCTTAGAAGCTTCATAATCACACATATCACATCTCCATATTGCATTCTCTTCTTCGTTATTGAAGAATTGTGGACCATCATCTTTCACCATTATGTCTTTCATAGCACCAGCTATTTTGGACTTGAGCCCTGGGTCACACTCGGTCAATTCTGTCGTCACATGCATCTGCAACATTTCACCATCttcagtctctcctgcagaatctacTATTTGGTATGCGTGATTCATTTTAAGCCTTGAACTGTCTTCAGATTCTTCACCATCTCCTTCCTCAAACTGATGTTCATCTTCAATTCCATcagttgtactgtaactgtaattcCTGAAATATGAGAAAGAATCCATGTCTGAAAATCATGAAGTTATTaaagatatttaattttatttggaaaaatcaaagtttttttatttgtgtggcatatatatatatccttGACATGGAAGTTCTAGAGGCAGAACTGGAAGTGCAATAAATGATTGAAATGTGGCATGCTTTTATCAAGTACTCAAGCTGCTTAGCAACTTCCAATTCTGCAGAAATAAGTGCAATTTTCTCGTTTAGAAGACAAGAGTCTACAGATTTTCAAATACAGTCTTGAAAATGAACTATGGTATGTCTGCTTTACAGTCCGTTTAAGATTAACTATTAACAGGCCAATCTGGTGAATTCTTTGTTTCACCAATTGTCTGCTCTTTCAGTATCTCTACAAAGTGTACAAACCTCTTAATGAAGCCACTGATGCAATTACAAATTACAAGATTTGTATGTATCAGCTAATACACAATACCCCACAGAAGCTTTTGTGAAATCTGAACATGAAATGTGAGGATGGATAACAAATCTTTAATAAAGCAGTTACAAATTTTGGGTATCTATCCTCTActaccatcactgttgacattagCCCAAAAAACAACCATATATCCTATAAATTATGGAATTGAACATAAAGCAGTTGGAAGCAGGACAGCAATGTGTGGTGTTGACATTCTTGGACGAAGAATCGGAAGAGGGAAGAAAAAACATAgcactttgctttatgttttaggaGAGGGACTACACTGAGCACTCAACTTCTTAATTTATAACCATAATTATTCTGAAAAATGAAGTAATGGAAATTAAACAACCACTACAGTTGCATACTGTTTTACTGAGAGGTCAGTTCAAGTTAGTAGTTAATTACATCAGGTTTCATGAGGTGTTGTAACTG
This sequence is a window from Schistocerca americana isolate TAMUIC-IGC-003095 chromosome 4, iqSchAmer2.1, whole genome shotgun sequence. Protein-coding genes within it:
- the LOC124612473 gene encoding zinc finger protein 665-like isoform X2, producing the protein MSVSCALKSCVAHEGNHDTLELHFFPFPEDAEICELWIKKCNRFDLLGKPYSEIHRTLYLCERHFSEDAFESPNVLKPNAEPSVLIEDITSTLNLDKPGNTMGPEVVVIPYTISASEEEIVEYGGGEIKEEEQEVAEIETRYEIAEGDVYIEPLGENTSEQGEQQENQYEIIDENVFVSQETVQENNETAADDSNINNCLEIQKSNVVGIIVEENSYERDDWQQGQDTALANILCRICASEEIELVPVFGEKGEELQLIEKIKWHLPIEKRNDILQSFSGMEAEHGERRSRKKNYSYSTTDGIEDEHQFEEGDGEESEDSSRLKMNHAYQIVDSAGETEDGEMLQMHVTTELTECDPGLKSKIAGAMKDIMVKDDGPQFFNNEEENAIWRCDMCDYEASKKSVLINHIRKRHAAGAVACNYCEKYFFDEESAKLHERTHLKSKEDESEPPMYMCEFCGKSFRGRKSLKEHHLANHSEVKPFKCDQCDKNYGSLASLDIHKATHSTETPYLCDLCGKSFKHINNLRSHKRCHMDDSYKNRQLCTKCGKGFRSKFHLNEHMNVHNGVRPYSCEKCGKRFHKKIQLRQHGSAHLGEQPFSCHICGVKFNRRGNMTQHIKRHEHERKYTCRVCNESFPTLGAVLTHRKLHTDLEVEKSIQMQAGDDPEQAAFKCVICGKLLVKKESLATHMRSHTGEKLFECTVCGKKLSNKGSLTYHMRSFHTGERPHTCQFCGEGFLSKEARLVHERIHTGEKPYKCSVCGMAFRCSSNLSQHIKVHSEERPHPCQHCGKAFQRKGALDVHMRTHTGERPFTCDICGRGFTQKNDMLKHRRIHTQEKPFRCDQCGQLFMQKRDLTKHLSLHAHKQEVVEEEETPTQTVVITTADNNVITFPEIPVNVPVMENTQAVILHRF
- the LOC124612473 gene encoding zinc finger protein 615-like isoform X1 — translated: MSVSCALKSCVAHEGNHDTLELHFFPFPEDAEICELWIKKCNRFDLLGKPYSEIHRTLYLCERHFSEDAFESPNVLKPNAEPSVLIEDITSTLNLDKPGNTMGPEVVVIPYTISASEEEIVEYGGGEIKEEEQEVAEIETRYEIAEGDVYIEPLGENTSEQGEQQENQYEIIDENVFVSQETVQENNETAADDSNINNCLEIQKSNVVGIIVEENSYERDDWQQGQDTALANILCRICASEEIELVPVFGEKGEELQLIEKIKWHLPIEVREDDKLPLQICITCIDKLNSCHELVSSCLEADAKLRKLFCIEDEESIEKRNDILQSFSGMEAEHGERRSRKKNYSYSTTDGIEDEHQFEEGDGEESEDSSRLKMNHAYQIVDSAGETEDGEMLQMHVTTELTECDPGLKSKIAGAMKDIMVKDDGPQFFNNEEENAIWRCDMCDYEASKKSVLINHIRKRHAAGAVACNYCEKYFFDEESAKLHERTHLKSKEDESEPPMYMCEFCGKSFRGRKSLKEHHLANHSEVKPFKCDQCDKNYGSLASLDIHKATHSTETPYLCDLCGKSFKHINNLRSHKRCHMDDSYKNRQLCTKCGKGFRSKFHLNEHMNVHNGVRPYSCEKCGKRFHKKIQLRQHGSAHLGEQPFSCHICGVKFNRRGNMTQHIKRHEHERKYTCRVCNESFPTLGAVLTHRKLHTDLEVEKSIQMQAGDDPEQAAFKCVICGKLLVKKESLATHMRSHTGEKLFECTVCGKKLSNKGSLTYHMRSFHTGERPHTCQFCGEGFLSKEARLVHERIHTGEKPYKCSVCGMAFRCSSNLSQHIKVHSEERPHPCQHCGKAFQRKGALDVHMRTHTGERPFTCDICGRGFTQKNDMLKHRRIHTQEKPFRCDQCGQLFMQKRDLTKHLSLHAHKQEVVEEEETPTQTVVITTADNNVITFPEIPVNVPVMENTQAVILHRF